The genomic interval TGAAGTAGAATCTGCTGAGTAACTAATTTTGATTTCTTTATCTGGATTGGCTTTGTTCCAATCTTGAATTGACTTTGTATAATTTGATGCTGGATTACCAATTGTCGATTTCCCAGCCAAATCTGCCAAAGTTTTATAAGTCCCAGATTTCACAAGAACTGCATTGTTTGATTTTGAAAGTGGTGATGAGAAATAATATTTTTCAGCTCTACTTTTTTCCCAACCAAAATCATTAGCACCCATTTGGTAACGGCCAGAATCAATCCCTGGTGAAATCCCAGAAAAATCTGTCACTTGAAATTTCACTTTATACTGTGGCAATTTCTTGAAAACCGCACGAGCAACCTCAATATCGTAACCCGTTAAATTTCCTTGACTATCTGAATAAGTAAATGGCTTTGTTGCCCCATCTGTCGCAATCACAACAGATGTTGCTTTATCTGATGAATCTTTTGAACCTGATGAGCATGCAACCAAAGTTCCAGCAGCGATAAGTGAAAGAGCGGCAAATGTGACCTTTAGTGATGTTCTCATAAAAGTTCCCCTTTAAAAATTTGATAGACCTATCTTAACACGAACTTAAGTCCTTTGCCATAAAAAAAACTTATAGCCAGATTTAGCTATAAGAATAACAAAAAAATAGCAATAAATGCTATTTCCTTCTATTATATTTAATACTCTAATGCAAAATCAGCCGACATATCAGTAACTGAACTGATTTTAACTGACTCACCAGGTTGTGGTGCATGAATCACTTGGCCATTTCCAAGATAAATTCCCACATGGTCTCCACCATAAAAGATAATCAAATCTCCAATTTTGGCTTGGTCAAGTCCGACTTGTTTTCCACTTGCAATTTGGTCCCAAGTTGTACGACCAATTTCTTTACCTAAAACTTCTCTGTAGACGTAACTTGTGAATCCTGAACAGTCAAAGCCAGCTGGTGTAGTTCCACCCCAAACATAGGGAACACCTAAATATTTTTTGGCTGTACTGACAAGTTTGTCAGCTCGTGTCTGAACTTCTTTAGCAGCACTTTGTGTTTTTTCTACTTTTGAAACGGCACTGACAGTATCATTCATTGTTTTTGTTAAAACATCAAGTGAATTTGTTGCTGCTGCCAAATCTGTCAGTGAACTTTGTGCCTTATTATCATCAAATACTGAATCTGCTTTTGCAGGATTCGCAATCAGGGCAGCACTAAAACTTGTAAGAAGCGCTGCAGAAATAATTATTTTTTTCAACATTGTTAGCAAGTATAACACAAAAAAACCGCCTGACAAGCGGTTTTACAAGCTTTTAATTTTTTGTAAATTTGTTACCGAAAAAATTTACATTTAATCTTTACGTAACAAAACCACTTAAACTCATTTCTAAAATAATCCTGAGATTTTTCCATCATCAGTGACATCCATTTTTAAAGCTGCTGGATTTTTAGGAAGCCCTGGCATTGTCATCACGTCCCCCAAAAGAGCAACGATAAATCCAGCTCCAATTTTTGGAAGTAGTTCACGAACTGTAACTTCAAAGCCTTCTGGCGCCGCTAAAAGATTTGGTTGGTCTGAAAATGAATATTGAGTTTTAGCCATGCATACTGGCAAATCATTCCAACCATTTTCTTCAATTTCTCTCATCTGACGCTTAGCCTTTGGTGAATAATTGACTTTGGAACCGCCATAAATTTCTGTCACAACTTTGTCAATTTTAGCTGATAATGGCTCTTTTAGGTCATAAAGATAGCTAAAATCAGATTTTTCTTGTAACATTCCTGACAGTTTTTCGGCCAAATCTAAACCACCTTCACCACCCTTAGCAAAGACTTGGGTCAATGAAACTGGAACTCCCAATGCTTCTGTCAGCTCTTTTAATGCTGAAATTTCAGATTTAGTATCTGATGCAAACTCATTAATTGCCACAATTACTGGCAAACCGTAACTCTGCATATTTTTAATATGACGTTCTAAATTAGCAAAGCCCTTTTTAACAGCCTCTACGTTTTCCTTAGTCAATTCTTTTTTATCAAGGCCACCATGCATTTTAAGTGCACGAAGTGTAGCCACAATTACTACCGCATCAGGTTGTTTTCCGAGCTGACGAGTTTTGATATCTAAAAATTTCTCACCACCAAGGTCAGCTCCAAACCCAGCTTCTGTAATGACAATATCCGATAGTTTTAAGGCTGTTTTCGTTGCCAAAACAGAATTACAACCATGTGCAATATTGGCAAAAGGCCCACCGTGAATCAAAGCTGGCGTTCCCTCAATTGTCTGAACAAGGTTTGGTTTCAGTGCATCTTTCAGGAGCATCGCAATAGCCCCTTGAACCCCTAAATCACCAAGGGTTACAGGTTTACGGTCATAAGACTGAGCCAGAACAATTTTTCCTAAACGTTCTTTCAAATCGCTGATTGAAGTTGCCAAACATAAAACCGCCATAATTTCACTGGCTACTGTAATATCAAAACCATCTTCACGGGGCACACCATTTAAAGGGCCACCAAGTCCAACAGTGACATGACGAAGGGCACGGTCATTCAAATCAACAACACGTTTCCAAATGATTCTTCTTGGGTCGATATTTAACGGATTTCCTTGATGAAGCGAATTATCAAGAAATGCCGAAATAGCATTATTGGCAGTTGTAATCGCATGAATATCCCCTGTAAAATGAAGATTAATATCTTCCATTGGTAATACCTGTGCAAAACCACCACCAGCAGCTCCACCCTTAATTCCCATAACGGGCCCTAAAGAAGGTTCACGCAAGGCCACCATTACATTTTCACCTTGTCTTGCAAATGCATCAGCCAAACCGACAGTAACTGTCGATTTTCCTTCACCAGCAGGTGTGGGATTAATTGATGTCACCAAAACAAGTTTTCCTTCAGACTGTTGGTCAAATTTATCTAAAACCTCTAAAGGAATTTTAGCTTTGTATTTACCATAAAGTTCGATATCATCAAATGATAGTCCAATCTTTTCAGCAATTTTGGTAATAGGTTGAATGTCAGCAGCTTGAGCAATTTCAATATCCGTTTTCATAATTCTCCTCTAAAGGCTTCTCATATTTGAGTTTAATTATACTAATTTTAATATTATTCTAACAAAAAATGAAGGAATTTTCCCTTAATAGTATTTCTTTTGGCAGGCTTAACTAAAAATTGTTCGGAAATAAAAAAACTAGCTTTCGCTAGCCTTTAGATTTTTTCAATTTTAACAGCTGTTCCATAAGCAGCGACAGAATCAATATTTTGGAAAGTCGATGAGTCAAAACGCATCGCAACAATTGCATTTGCTCCTTTGGCTTTAGCTTCCTCTCTCATACGATCAATCGAAGTTTCACGGGTTTCATGTTGAAGTTTTGTATAACCATTTATTTCGCCACCTACAACAGTTTTCATCTGTTGACCGGCACTTGAAAATAAATTTCTTGAACGCGTTGTTAATCCGAAAACTTCACCATATACTTCAGTAATTCGATAACCAGCCACTTCATTTGTAGTCACAATAAGTATTTCTTCCATTTTATTTCTCTTTTCATAAAGCATAATTTTAAAATAATTATAGCATGACTAAAAAAATAGTCAACAATTTTTATTTACTACTTTTAGTTTTGGTAAAGAACTTCAAATTCTTCGCAAAGCACTTCCATATTAGGACTATATACTTTTAAGTCACTCCAAAAGTCTTTATGCACTTTCCGCCAGTAGTCTAAACTTTGATCCCCTTCTCCTTCTTTAAAAGCATGCTCAGCGCTGACATCAAAAAAATTTCGCACATAAACTTTAGAAGTTGTAATAGCAGCTCTTGGTTGACCTTTTCCATCTAGTAAAATATCAAATTTTCCATCAACTGAAGGGAATGGTTCATCTTCACCATATTCAGCTACAGCGCTAGCCGTCGCACTTTTCTTTCCTTCTAATACTAAATCTAAAAGTTTATCAGCCAATTCTGGCTCAGTTATTGGACCATCAACCTCATTACAAAATGCCCAAGCCCACCTAAAATTTTCTCTTGCCAATCCTGCTTCTTTGATAAAATCTTCGTAAGTCATCTTTTCTCCTTTGTTTGAAGGAAAATTTAATTTCCTAGTTTATTCCATCATATCAAAATTTTTTAAGCACAGATGATTAAATGCATTTTTATTGATAATAAATAAAAAAGTCCTGTCATTAAGACAGAACTTTAACTAATTATTCAGAAATCAAAGTTTCCAAACCAACTTTCATCATATCTGTGAAAGTCAATTGACGCTCTTCAGAAGTTGTTGATTCTCCAGTCAAAATATGGTCAGAGATTGTCATAATTCCCAAAGTTTGAACTTTATATTTTGCCCCAAGATAATAAAGGCCAGCAGCTTCCATTTCAACAGCCTTCACACCAAGTTTTCCAACTTTAACTGCATCTGGTCCACCGTAGAACAAATCAGAGCTGAGAATATTTCCAACGTGAGTTGTAATTCCAAGGTCTTTTGCAATATGATATGCTTTATCAAGCAAATCAAAATCAGCAATTTGGGGGAAATCAAAATCAGGGAAATCATTACGAATAATCGCTGAAGTTGTCGCAGCTGCTTGCCCAATGACAAGGTCACGAATATGAACATCTTCATTTACAGAACCAGCAGTCCCAACACGAATTAATCTTTTTACACCGTATTCTGTAATTAATTCATTAGCATAGATTGAGATTGAAGGAATTCCCATTCCTGTTCCCATAACAGAAACACGATGGCCCTTGTAAGTTCCAGTAAAGCCAAGCATTCCGCGAACTTGGTTAAATTGCACAGCATCTTCAAGGAAGTTTTCTGCGATAAATTTTGCGCGAAGTGGATCTCCTGGTAAGAGAATTTTATCTGCGATTTCGCCTTTTTGAGCTTCGATATGTGGTGTTGGCATTTTTAATTTCCTTTTCTTTTAATATAATTATCAAATTTACTGACAGAATTTCCATCAGTAAGTTAAGAACTTAATTTTTCCAGCGTTTCAAACCTTTGAGTTGCATTGGATAAAGCTTTTTGAAAAGCCATTTTTGCATTTTGGGCATTGAATTATTATCTAAACCTTTTCGCCCAATTTCAACCATTTCAGCAAAAGTAAGTTCTGGTTGGACAAATCGTCCTTGCATATAGCAATAGATACAATAGTCTGTTGAAAACTCTCCATTTGCTTGCGTTCCCTTATAAGAATCATCAGCAATTGGCATTCCACACGACTGACAAAATGCTTTCTTAGCCATAAATAAATCTTTCTAAACTCTGTCAGTAAAATTTACTGACAGAAATTTTTTCCTATTAAACCAAAGCATCCAAGAATGATTCACCAGTTTGAGCCTTCTTAACAGAGAAGTTTTCGGCAACAGTTGCTGAAATATCAGCAAAATGTCCCACTGGTAAAACTT from Lactococcus lactis carries:
- a CDS encoding amino acid ABC transporter substrate-binding protein; the protein is MRTSLKVTFAALSLIAAGTLVACSSGSKDSSDKATSVVIATDGATKPFTYSDSQGNLTGYDIEVARAVFKKLPQYKVKFQVTDFSGISPGIDSGRYQMGANDFGWEKSRAEKYYFSSPLSKSNNAVLVKSGTYKTLADLAGKSTIGNPASNYTKSIQDWNKANPDKEIKISYSADSTSINTRFTQVESGKIDFMLYDKISLESAVKEQGFDNLKIEDISMDTGDAEHDGYEYFLFGKDSQGKKLQKDVNGVLAKMQADGSLAKISKKYLGGDFVPKAEMFK
- a CDS encoding C40 family peptidase; its protein translation is MLKKIIISAALLTSFSAALIANPAKADSVFDDNKAQSSLTDLAAATNSLDVLTKTMNDTVSAVSKVEKTQSAAKEVQTRADKLVSTAKKYLGVPYVWGGTTPAGFDCSGFTSYVYREVLGKEIGRTTWDQIASGKQVGLDQAKIGDLIIFYGGDHVGIYLGNGQVIHAPQPGESVKISSVTDMSADFALEY
- a CDS encoding formate--tetrahydrofolate ligase — translated: MKTDIEIAQAADIQPITKIAEKIGLSFDDIELYGKYKAKIPLEVLDKFDQQSEGKLVLVTSINPTPAGEGKSTVTVGLADAFARQGENVMVALREPSLGPVMGIKGGAAGGGFAQVLPMEDINLHFTGDIHAITTANNAISAFLDNSLHQGNPLNIDPRRIIWKRVVDLNDRALRHVTVGLGGPLNGVPREDGFDITVASEIMAVLCLATSISDLKERLGKIVLAQSYDRKPVTLGDLGVQGAIAMLLKDALKPNLVQTIEGTPALIHGGPFANIAHGCNSVLATKTALKLSDIVITEAGFGADLGGEKFLDIKTRQLGKQPDAVVIVATLRALKMHGGLDKKELTKENVEAVKKGFANLERHIKNMQSYGLPVIVAINEFASDTKSEISALKELTEALGVPVSLTQVFAKGGEGGLDLAEKLSGMLQEKSDFSYLYDLKEPLSAKIDKVVTEIYGGSKVNYSPKAKRQMREIEENGWNDLPVCMAKTQYSFSDQPNLLAAPEGFEVTVRELLPKIGAGFIVALLGDVMTMPGLPKNPAALKMDVTDDGKISGLF
- a CDS encoding heavy metal-binding domain-containing protein → MEEILIVTTNEVAGYRITEVYGEVFGLTTRSRNLFSSAGQQMKTVVGGEINGYTKLQHETRETSIDRMREEAKAKGANAIVAMRFDSSTFQNIDSVAAYGTAVKIEKI
- a CDS encoding ASCH domain-containing protein, which encodes MTYEDFIKEAGLARENFRWAWAFCNEVDGPITEPELADKLLDLVLEGKKSATASAVAEYGEDEPFPSVDGKFDILLDGKGQPRAAITTSKVYVRNFFDVSAEHAFKEGEGDQSLDYWRKVHKDFWSDLKVYSPNMEVLCEEFEVLYQN
- the deoD gene encoding purine-nucleoside phosphorylase, producing the protein MPTPHIEAQKGEIADKILLPGDPLRAKFIAENFLEDAVQFNQVRGMLGFTGTYKGHRVSVMGTGMGIPSISIYANELITEYGVKRLIRVGTAGSVNEDVHIRDLVIGQAAATTSAIIRNDFPDFDFPQIADFDLLDKAYHIAKDLGITTHVGNILSSDLFYGGPDAVKVGKLGVKAVEMEAAGLYYLGAKYKVQTLGIMTISDHILTGESTTSEERQLTFTDMMKVGLETLISE
- a CDS encoding zinc ribbon domain-containing protein, with product MAKKAFCQSCGMPIADDSYKGTQANGEFSTDYCIYCYMQGRFVQPELTFAEMVEIGRKGLDNNSMPKMQKWLFKKLYPMQLKGLKRWKN